The Verrucomicrobiota bacterium region CATCTGGCGCGCTATCTGCCATGGCAACCGGAGATAGTGCATGTGCATGATTGGCAGACGGCGCTGGTTCCCGCTTTGATTTTGCATCAGGAGATGTTCGACGACTGGCCGCAGATACCCAAAACCTGTCTGACCATTCACAACCTGGCCTATCAGGGGATTTTCTTTCCAGCGGATTTTAACCTGACCAATCTGGCCGAGGAGTTCATGAATCCGAACGGCGCGGAGTTTTATGGGATGATGAATTGCCTGAAGGCGGGCATTGCGTATGCCGACATGGTCACCACCGTCAGTCCCCGTTATGCCCGGGAAATCACCACTGAGGCGTATGGTGAGCATCTGGATGGGCTGTTGCGTGGTCGCGGCAGTGCGTTGGTGGGTATTTTGAACGGCGTGGATTACGAGGAATGGAATACCGAGCACAATCCGTACCTGCCGAATCCTTATTCCGTCGAGAATCTGGAGGGCAAGCGTCTGAACAAAGTGGCGCTGCAAAAGGAACTGGGTTTGCCGGAGAATCCGAATATGCCCTTGTTCGGCAATATCTCGCGGTTGACGGATCAAAAGGGCACCGAATTGATTTTGGGCGCGATGGAGGAGATGCTGGCTTCGGAGCTTCAATTTGTGTTGCTGGGAACGGGTGATCCCGTACTCGAAGCTGCCTGCGTCGCCTTGGGTAAACGGCATCCCTCAAAGGTCGCGGCCAGGATATTGTTCAATCCAGCGTTGTCGCACCGCGTGGAAGCCGCGTGTGATTTCTACTTGATGCCTTCGCGGTTTGAACCGTGCGGTTTGAACCAGATGTACAGTCTGCATTATGGCACGCTGCCGGTGGTGCGGGCTACGGGTGGCTTGGATGATTCTGTGGTGGACATTGCCGAAAATGTCGAGGCAGCCACTGGCATCAAGTTTTACCAGTTTTCCGCGCGGGTACTGGCGCGCGCCATCCGCAAAGCCTTGGTGTTGTACCAAACTCCGGCGCTGATGGACCGCATGCGGCGCAATGCCATGCAGCAGGACTTTTCCTGGCAAAGCACCGAGAAGCATTACGCGAAACTGTATCAGCGATTACTGTACGGTTGATCAGCCGATCAAACTCCAACTGACTTCACTTGCCTGCTTTGGCGCGGGCATCCTTGAGCTTTTCCGTCAACTCGTTGCAGGTGCCCAGATATTCCATGGCCTGCACTTTGTCGAGGTGCTTTTGAGCGTCGTCAAACCGTTGCAGGCTAATGCAAATGCGCGCGTAATGCAGCCAGACACCCTGCCGTTGCACATCATCCTCCGCCACCGCCTCGGCGCGCCGCCAGGCGGCCAGGGATTCTTCGCCCAACTGGACCACCGCCTGGTTTGCGACGGTGGCGTTGGTGGTCACTGGCAGAATCACCGCGTAATAGGATTGCGCCAAGTCGCTGGCGACCGTGAAATTAGTCGGGCACAATTCCAATGCCTTTCGGTATAAATCCTGCGCCTTGGTAATTACGTCGCGCAGGGATAGGTGATAAACGTTCATGGCGTCGCCGCGAAACAGGAGTAGGTTGCGGGCATAGTTTTGGTAGTAGAGCGGCTCGCGCGGATTCAGCTCCAAGGCGCGGGCGTAGCAGGTGAAGGCGTTGGTCGCGGGGCCGTTGTGCCCGTAAAAGTTCCCCAGATTATTCCAGACCACCGCGTTGGCGGGCGCCAGGGTACGAGCCTTCTCCAATTGTTCCAACGCTTCCGGCTCATGGCCCCAATCCCGCAGGAAACTGGCGTATGCCAGCCGTGCCCGGGTATGTTCCGGATGCACCTTCAAAAAACCCTGATACGCCTCACCAACCGGTTCAAAGCGCCTGCTGATGCGCAGTTGCAGCAGGGCTTTGGCCACCGTGACACTTTCCACGTGATTGGATTGACTGGCCTTGATCCACTCATCCACCTCGGCTTGCGCCTCGTCATCCGCCCGGAGCAACGTGCGATATTCCGAATCCACGGAATCATTTGTGGCGATTTGGATGTTCACCGGGACGGGACTGCCCAGGCAGGTCAGGATGGACAGCCATAGCCACAGCCAACCGAGCGTACGCCAATTGTCAAAAGGTGAATTCATTTCGGAGAAGTGATTTCTCTGCCGTTCATTTTCTTCTTTGGATTTCGCGTTTCGGTTTTCGGGACTCGAATTTCCCCGCTCACTCCAGCAAAGCCAAAAGCACCAGTATCACACCTGCTTGACGATGCCCCAATACACGTCCAACCGTTTGGACAGATACAGCTTGATCGCTTTGAGCAGCACCTGCGCCTCCAGTTTTTGACCGTTCGCAATGATATCCTTGATGCCCATGTTGGGTTTCACGCGAAAACAATCCTGCGCGATGATCGGTCCTTCATCCAGGTTCATCGTGACAAAGTGCGCCGTGACGCCGATTACCTTGACACCACCTTCATACGCCTGCCGGTACGCTTGCGCGCCGGGGAAACTGGGCAGCAGCGAAGGATGAATATTGATGATCTTGTTTTTATAACGCCACACGAAATTGGGCGAAAGAATCTTCATGAACCGGGCCAGCACGACAAAGTCCACCTCGTGCTTTTCCAGAATTTCGAGCGCCTGTTGCTCGCCTTGCGTGCGTTCTACCCAGGGAACTTCCACGAACGGGAGGTGATGCCGCCTGGCCACTGGTTCCAAGTCGCGCCGGTTACTGAGCACGACGACTGGGTCGGCGGTCAGTTTACGGGAGCGCACCTCATTCAGGATGGTTTCCAGGCAATGCGGTTCCTTGGTGACCATGATGGCAAAACGCTGGCGGCGGCGCGGTTCCGTCCAGCGCAGCTTGATTTCCATGTCCAGCGTTTTGGCAAACGCCGCCAGTCCGGCACGCACCGTGTCGGGATTCATCTGGGCGGTTTTCCAACTCGCCTGGATGGTCATGCTGAACTGTCCGCGTGTGACCTGCTCCTCCAGGGCTTCGATATTGGCCTTCTGCTCGAAGAGAAAATTCGTCACCCGGGCCACAACACCCGTTTTGTCCCGTCCGATCACCGTGATGGTTGCAAATGATTTCATAAATTAAAGCGGCGCGATCTGCCGTGCCGACAACGCCACAGCGTACCATTTTCGTTCTGCTGCTCAATCAAAAACAAGTTTTCAAATGCCACCGGTATGGAAGTGGCAAGCTCGGCTTTTTCAGTTGCATCCTGCGCGGTGCGTGCTTTGATTACTTGGCATCAGACATCATGAATATTGTGCAAGTCACCCCGGGCGCCGGCGGCATGTACTGTGGAAATTGCTTCCGCGACAATGCGCTGGTAGCGGAGTTGCGTCGTCAGGGACATTCCACCCTGATGGTGCCGCTCTACCTGCCCATGACGCTGGAGGAACCGGACCAAAGCGCTGGCACACCACTATTTTTTGGCGGCATCAGCGTTTACTTGGAACAAAAATCCGCCCTTTTTCGCAATATGCCAGGCTGGTTGCGGAACGCGCTGGCCGCGCCTGCACTACTGAAATGGGCTGCAGGACGGGCCGCCAAGACCCAGGCGGCGGATGTGGGGGAGTTGACGATCTCCATGTTGCGCGGCGAGGATGGGCGACAAGCCAGCGAGTTGGCTACGCTGATTGCGTGGCTGAAGACTCAGCCGCGTCCGGATGTCATCTGCCTCTCCAATGCCTTGTTGGTTGGCATGGCGCGCCAGCTTCGCGCGGAGTTGGGCGCACCGGTGTTCAGCTTGTTGCAAGGGGAGGATTCGTTTCTGGATGCCATGCGGGAGCCGCAGCGTGCCGTGGCATGGGAATTGATGGCGGAGCGGGCACGGGAGGTGGCCTGTTTCATTACTCCCAGCCACTATTTTGCCAACCGCATGCGGGATCGGTTACGGGTTGCCCCCGCGCAAATTCAAGTGCTGCCCAGTGGCGTTAATCTCCAGGATTTTCCCACCACCCCGGCGGGCTCGCCACAACCACCAGTACTGGGCTTTTTCGCACGGCAATGCAAAGATAAGGGGTTGGATTTATTGGTGGACGCGTTCCTGGAGTTGCGACGGCGCCAGCGCGTGCCTGAATTGCGGTTGAAGATCGGTGGCGGCTGTGGTCCAGCCGATACCGCCTTTGTTGCTGTGCAAAAACGCAAACTGGAACGCGCCGGACTGCTCGCGTCCGTGGAGTTTCATCCCAACGTGGATCGCCAGGCTAAAATCGAGTTTTTACGGTCGCTCACGGTGTTCTCCGTGCCCGCGCTGTACGGCGAGGCGTTTGGGTTGTACTTGGTGGAAGCCATGGCGGCGGGTGTGCCGGTGGTACAGCCGCGCGTGGCCGCTTTTCCGGAAATCATTGAGGCTACTGGTGGCGGAGAGCTTGCGGAGCCGACGGCGATTGGCTTGGCGGAAGCCATCGAACGGCTGTTGTTGGACCCGGCCCGGTGTCAGATGCTGGCGCGGCAGGGACAACGAGCGGCTCATGCCAAGTACAGTACGCCCCAGATGGCTCGCGAGTTGACCGCGTTATTCCAAGCACATGGCGTTGCTGGCGTTTAAACTTGGAAGAAGTGGTTCAAATTTTAACTCGTACATTTCGAAAATCGGGGACCATGATTATGGTCCGTGATGCACTTATTCCGTACCGACCTCATCCCCGGCGCCAGCTTCACCGGAAAGCATGTCCCCGGCGACGAAATAATCCATTTGCGGACCGGTAAGGCGAAGCGTGCCGATCTTGTTGCCTTGGCGATAAACGCCCAAACGGGAACCAAGTTTAGGCATTTGTCCGATGGGGAAGCTCAGAATGGCGGTGCGTCCGTCAGGGTTATAGCGAACCACCTTGCCAACCTGAAGTACCTCTGGAGGAAGGATTTTAGCGCCACTGGCTTGGCCCACAGCGACGGAGGACGATGGCGGTGGTGGTTTGGAAACATCTGGCGAGGCACAACCGGCCAAAAGGAAAAGCAGAATAAAAAAAACGCCCGCTTTCACAAGCGCTTATGGCGTTGTCTGCGTGGAGGGCGCGGGACCAGATTGCCCCTGCTGCTTGAACGCATAAACCAAGAGCCCGATAATCACCAAACCCAGGATGACGCCGACGATGATAAAAACCAAGTTGGTCTTGTTGGTCTTTTTGGCAAACGGGGAGTTCGTTTCAAAGTTGACCGGTTGGAGACCAGTTTCCAACTCATTAAGTTTAACGCCTTGCGGCAAAGCGATGGTATGATCCAATACCTGTTTTTTGGGCGGTGCCGCTTGATCAGACTCCAACCGCATTTGCAGGTTGCCCAAACGCAATATCTGGCCCGGCTTGAGAGTGGCTTCATGGATCTGGTTTCCGCCAATAAACGTACCGTTGGTGGAATCCAAATCTTTGATGACAACCTCGGTGCCACGTAGGTGAATTTCACAATGATGGCTGGATACGGATGCTTCGGGAATGCACAGCGTGTTGTCGTCCACCCGGCCAATGGTAGTCTTCTCCACCTTAAGCTCATAGGTAAGCCCGGTGTACCCCTCACTTAATACCACTAGTTTTGCCATACTTTATTTCGGTAGAGATTACCTTCAGGTCGCGACACAAGTCAAACGGTTTCCCAAACAAATGCAGGAATTATTTTCGAGGGTATTCGTGATAAATCCGCGATTTCCTCTCCATGCTCTGCCACCGGCTGCATCGTTGGGGGGGCTCATGTGCTTTATTTACTGCCGGGTTTCACCGGCGGCATGGCCGCCAAGTCAGGCGGCAGCTTGTCGGCTTCAAAGGTCTCGACGTTAAGTTTAAGCAGGCTGCACATCGGCACCCCCAGATTCACCAGCCCATTGGAACGATCCACCACCATGGCAACCCCGGCGACAACACCCTGATGCGCCCGCACGATGTCCATGGTTTCCACCACCCGGCCACCCTTGGTGACCACGTCTTCCACCACGAGGATTTTCTCACCGGCGGCAATCTTAAAACCGCGCCGCAATACGAGTTTACCCTCCTCCTTTTCCACAAAGATGAACCGGAGACCAAGTTGGCGGGCGACTTCCTGGCCGATCACCAAGCCACCCATGGCCGGGGAAACGACTGTTACTGCGCCCAATGGCTTCAACTTGGCCGCCAAGGCGGCTCCCAATTTTTCCACATCCGGCATGTACTGGAGCGCCAACGCGCATTGAAAGAACTGCCGACTGCGCAGGCCGCTTCGCAAAATGAAATGACCTTCCAGCAGGGCGCCGGTTTTCCGAAAAACATCAAGGACTTGTGTTTCTGTCATGCGTAAGCAGGATAGGATAAGCCGGGAAAATTGTCGAAGGAAAAGAACAGTTATGGATCTTTGGGCGAAGATTTCTTTCCACTGGAATTACCAGGCCGATGGGCTGGCGGCGCGGGATGAGCGATATTGGCCCCTTCTTTGTGTAACTTGTCATATTCCTCGACCGTGATGGGTTCAATCTTCACGTTGTCGAACCAATAAATATCGGGCGGATAGTAGGCGTACAGCATGACCCGCATTTCTGTAACCTCCTTACGAAACTTGGTGGGAAAGAATTCCTGGGAGATGGTTACCCAGTCATTCGCCGAGGCGCGGCATTCTACCGTGGTTTCCCAGCGCCGCCGTTTCTCGCCCTGGAACATGCCGTAACCGCGTACCCAAACCTTGCCGGTGCCTTTGGATTTGTAGTCAAACGTAATTTTATACGGTTGATTGGCGATCACCGGAATGGGGTCGGAGTAATACGAGAGTCCATAGGTGTCGGAGATATTGTTTTTTTCCGGATTCGGGAAGATCCATTTATCGAGCCCCACCTTTTTCCACTGTGCGCACATCGCGATTTCGGAAATGCCAGTATTGATGCGGATGGCTTTACCCCGTTCCTTGCCGTCGCTGCCGGCGGGAGCATTGGTCCATTGTACCCCTAGACCATCCAGGCGATCCCAAAAGAACGGTTTGGCGGAATCTTTGGGATCGGCTTGTTCAAAGCCGCCATTCGGTACCAGCAGGTCTGCGGCGAAGGCAGCATGGGCCGCGATCAGGATGACTGCGATCAAGTGGTTGGTGGAATGCTTCATCTCTGTTCCTATTTCTTATTGCCCGTATTTTGGTCGGCCAACACCTTGAAATATTCGCCCACCATTTCTTCGTAGCCTTTCGGAATACCGTCGGAAAGTCCGGTTTTAATTTCGTCCCGATAGGATTCCGGCAACTTGGTGCGTTCCCGGTGCAGGCCGCTCTCGACCCGCACGGTGCGCTTGGCATCACCAAGCATGTTGACGGCTTGACTAAAGGCCCGGCGAACGCCCAAACCGTCGCCTTTGCGCGCGGCCTGTTCCACCTTTTTCATGGCGTTTATCGAGGCTTCCAAATCGCCGGTGGGCAGCTTGTATTTGCGCAACGCCAAGGCCAGGGATTCCGCTTCCTGGCGAATCTTCGCCTGGTTATCGGCGATGCGGGGCATTTTCTGGCCCAGTTGGGGCGAGTTGGGGCCGCGCAGTCCCTCGGCGCCATGCCCGGAAAGTTTGCCGCCCCCTGTCGCACCACCCTTGCTGTTTTTGTCTTCGTCTTTGACGGCGCCCTCTTCAAATGGGGTGGCATCCAAGCGGGTCGGGGTTTCCCGGCCGCCTTTGCCTTGCGCGGTTTCCTCGACCATCTGGCCACTACTGCGCCCGGTGCGACCTTCGCCGGAGCGTCCGCCGATTTCCATCTGATTGGGCAGGGTATTGCCGGTGACCCCTTTGGCGCTCATGCTGGAAATCGGTCCATCGCCCGCGCCCCAGCCGGCCCCTTTATCGAGAGAATCCATCCAAGGACTCGAAACATCCTCAATATCCTGAGTCATTTCCTCTTCCTTATCAATCAGGTCGCCAACAATATCTTCCAGCTCAGAAGGCAATTCCGCC contains the following coding sequences:
- the glgA gene encoding glycogen synthase GlgA; protein product: MKILLACSEVHPFSKTGGLGDMVGALAKTLARVGHRVGIVTPLYRGIQEKYPAMQKLEWWMDLPMGLKHVQAEVWTLEPEPGLTVYFIRQPAYYDRNGIYTELGVAYPDNGERYIFFSKAVVHLARYLPWQPEIVHVHDWQTALVPALILHQEMFDDWPQIPKTCLTIHNLAYQGIFFPADFNLTNLAEEFMNPNGAEFYGMMNCLKAGIAYADMVTTVSPRYAREITTEAYGEHLDGLLRGRGSALVGILNGVDYEEWNTEHNPYLPNPYSVENLEGKRLNKVALQKELGLPENPNMPLFGNISRLTDQKGTELILGAMEEMLASELQFVLLGTGDPVLEAACVALGKRHPSKVAARILFNPALSHRVEAACDFYLMPSRFEPCGLNQMYSLHYGTLPVVRATGGLDDSVVDIAENVEAATGIKFYQFSARVLARAIRKALVLYQTPALMDRMRRNAMQQDFSWQSTEKHYAKLYQRLLYG
- a CDS encoding formyltetrahydrofolate deformylase; protein product: MKSFATITVIGRDKTGVVARVTNFLFEQKANIEALEEQVTRGQFSMTIQASWKTAQMNPDTVRAGLAAFAKTLDMEIKLRWTEPRRRQRFAIMVTKEPHCLETILNEVRSRKLTADPVVVLSNRRDLEPVARRHHLPFVEVPWVERTQGEQQALEILEKHEVDFVVLARFMKILSPNFVWRYKNKIINIHPSLLPSFPGAQAYRQAYEGGVKVIGVTAHFVTMNLDEGPIIAQDCFRVKPNMGIKDIIANGQKLEAQVLLKAIKLYLSKRLDVYWGIVKQV
- a CDS encoding glycosyltransferase family 4 protein, with the translated sequence MNIVQVTPGAGGMYCGNCFRDNALVAELRRQGHSTLMVPLYLPMTLEEPDQSAGTPLFFGGISVYLEQKSALFRNMPGWLRNALAAPALLKWAAGRAAKTQAADVGELTISMLRGEDGRQASELATLIAWLKTQPRPDVICLSNALLVGMARQLRAELGAPVFSLLQGEDSFLDAMREPQRAVAWELMAERAREVACFITPSHYFANRMRDRLRVAPAQIQVLPSGVNLQDFPTTPAGSPQPPVLGFFARQCKDKGLDLLVDAFLELRRRQRVPELRLKIGGGCGPADTAFVAVQKRKLERAGLLASVEFHPNVDRQAKIEFLRSLTVFSVPALYGEAFGLYLVEAMAAGVPVVQPRVAAFPEIIEATGGGELAEPTAIGLAEAIERLLLDPARCQMLARQGQRAAHAKYSTPQMARELTALFQAHGVAGV
- a CDS encoding FHA domain-containing protein, producing MAKLVVLSEGYTGLTYELKVEKTTIGRVDDNTLCIPEASVSSHHCEIHLRGTEVVIKDLDSTNGTFIGGNQIHEATLKPGQILRLGNLQMRLESDQAAPPKKQVLDHTIALPQGVKLNELETGLQPVNFETNSPFAKKTNKTNLVFIIVGVILGLVIIGLLVYAFKQQGQSGPAPSTQTTP
- the pyrE gene encoding orotate phosphoribosyltransferase codes for the protein MTETQVLDVFRKTGALLEGHFILRSGLRSRQFFQCALALQYMPDVEKLGAALAAKLKPLGAVTVVSPAMGGLVIGQEVARQLGLRFIFVEKEEGKLVLRRGFKIAAGEKILVVEDVVTKGGRVVETMDIVRAHQGVVAGVAMVVDRSNGLVNLGVPMCSLLKLNVETFEADKLPPDLAAMPPVKPGSK